In Comamonas koreensis, the genomic stretch CCAAACCATATTGCATCTTTGTCTCCTGTATGTGTTTTTTCATCTCACGCGGGTTGCTGTGATCGCCTAGCGCCCAGCGAGCAGGCGCACGGCGGTATAGACCATCACCTGCTCCTGGCGCTGGTTATAGACCTCGATGCGCGAGGTCACCACCGCCCGGCCGCCCTTGCTGGTCGGCTTGATATCGGTCACCTCCACCAGCGCCTCGATCGTGTCACCCACCACTACCGGGCCCAGGATCTTCTGGTGCAACTCCAGCATCGCCAGGCCCGTGCCCTGGATCATGCTTTGCAGGATGAAGCCTTCGATCAAGGTATAGGTGAGTGCACCGGGCACCGGCCGGCCGCGGATCGCGCCGCCGTCGTAGCCGTCTTCGATAAAGATGGCCTCGAGCATGCCGGTGGTATTGATGAAGTTAACCAGGTCGGTCTCCGTCACCGTGCGGCGGAAGGTGCGCAGCTGCTGGCCGACCTGCAGGTCCTGCCAGACAAAGCCCTGGCCCATGCGGGCAGTGCCTGCCAGTGCGGCGGCGCGGTTGTCGGTTGAAGAAATCCAGTTTTGGGCGGTCATGGCCTTGTTA encodes the following:
- a CDS encoding MaoC family dehydratase, which codes for MGQGFVWQDLQVGQQLRTFRRTVTETDLVNFINTTGMLEAIFIEDGYDGGAIRGRPVPGALTYTLIEGFILQSMIQGTGLAMLELHQKILGPVVVGDTIEALVEVTDIKPTSKGGRAVVTSRIEVYNQRQEQVMVYTAVRLLAGR